Proteins encoded together in one Miscanthus floridulus cultivar M001 chromosome 16, ASM1932011v1, whole genome shotgun sequence window:
- the LOC136513212 gene encoding small ribosomal subunit protein eS12-like, giving the protein MADQETPAVVEAPTPVLGEPMDLMTALQLVMKKSGAHDGLVKGLREAAKAIEKHAAQLCVLAEDCDQPDYVKLVKALCAEHNVHLVTVPSAKTLGEWAGLCKIDSEGKARKVVGCSCVVVKDYGEESEGLNIVQEYVKSH; this is encoded by the exons ATGGC GGATCAGGAGACCCCAGCTGTGGTTGAGGCACCTACCCCGGTTCTTGGGGAGCCGATGGACCTGATGACTGCCCTGCAGCTCGTCATGAAGAAGTCAGGTGCTCATGATGGCCTTGTGAAGGGTCTTCGTGAGGCTGCCAAAGCCATCGAGAAGCATGCTGCTCAGCTTTGCGTGCTTGCTGAGGACTGTGACCAGCCTGATTATGTCAAGCTGGTGAAGGCTCTCTGCGCTGAGCACAATGTCCACCTGGTTACTGTGCCTAGCGCTAAAACTCTTGGCGAGTGGGCTGGG CTTTGCAAGATTGACTCGGAGGGCAAGGCGAGGAAGGTTGTAGGCTGCTCCTGTGTTGTTGTCAAG GACTATGGCGAAGAATCTGAAGGCCTTAACATAGTGCAGGAGTACGTCAAATCGCACTAG